One genomic region from Nostoc sphaeroides encodes:
- a CDS encoding Uma2 family endonuclease codes for MVVSQSEYYISPEEYLEGEKFSEIKHEYIDGQVYAMAGASDAHVTVVGNLFILLRNHLRGSGCRVYMLDMKAEIDVINRYFYPDVMVTCDIRDKESEYFKSHPCLIIEVLSESTEGYDRGKKFASYRHLESLQEYVLISPDRMSVECFRRNEEGHWVLYPYEKEQEVHLTSVDFRCAIAAIYEDVVLVP; via the coding sequence ATGGTCGTTAGCCAAAGTGAGTACTATATCTCCCCAGAAGAATATCTAGAAGGCGAGAAATTTAGTGAAATCAAACACGAGTATATTGATGGGCAAGTCTACGCAATGGCAGGGGCAAGTGATGCTCATGTCACAGTAGTAGGGAATTTGTTTATACTGCTGCGAAACCATCTGCGGGGTAGTGGTTGCCGTGTCTACATGTTAGATATGAAAGCAGAAATTGATGTGATAAATCGCTATTTCTATCCTGATGTGATGGTGACTTGTGATATACGAGATAAAGAATCTGAATATTTTAAGTCCCATCCTTGCTTAATTATCGAAGTGCTTTCTGAGTCAACAGAAGGCTATGACAGAGGCAAGAAATTCGCTAGTTACCGACACTTAGAATCACTACAAGAATATGTGCTAATTTCACCAGATCGAATGAGTGTCGAATGCTTCCGTCGCAATGAAGAAGGACATTGGGTACTTTACCCTTATGAAAAAGAGCAAGAAGTACATTTAACTAGCGTTGATTTTCGGTGTGCGATCGCAGCTATATATGAAGATGTAGTATTAGTACCCTAA
- a CDS encoding DHA2 family efflux MFS transporter permease subunit, translating into MANTGVIDQQAPPERVPLRTWIGVLASMLGAFMAVLDIQITNASLQDIQASLGATLEEGSWISTAYLVAEIVVIPLTGWLSRVFSLRRYLLVNTALFILFSICCAWSWNLNSMIFFRALQGFSGGVLIPTAMTVVLTTLPQSKQSVGLAAFGFSAVFAPSIGPTLGGWLTENFGWEYNFYINVIPGALMLAGVWYGIKQEKPQMNLLKQGDWWGIIAMAIGLGSLQVVLEEGSRKDWFGSALIVRLSVIAVIFLAIFFFIELTRKQPFINLRLLSRRNFGLASIVNVSLGVGLYGSIYILPLYLAQIQKYNALQIGEVLIWAGIPQLFIIPLIPKLMQRIDVRLMVAVGVTLFSISAFMNSGMTNQTGLDQLRWSQFVRAMGQPLIMVPLTSIATAGLSPKEAGSASGLFNMMRNMGGSIGIASLATLLANREQFHSNRLGDTVSLYNPETQQRIDQMTQYFVSKGADLSTAQNQAIAAISNIVRREAYVMAFNDCFYFIGIALLLSGLAVLFFKKVKPTGGAVAH; encoded by the coding sequence ATGGCTAATACAGGCGTAATTGATCAGCAAGCACCACCAGAACGTGTCCCCTTAAGAACTTGGATTGGTGTATTAGCCAGTATGCTTGGTGCATTTATGGCGGTATTGGATATTCAAATAACTAATGCTTCACTGCAAGATATTCAAGCAAGTTTAGGAGCAACCCTAGAAGAAGGTTCTTGGATTTCTACGGCGTATCTCGTAGCAGAAATTGTGGTAATTCCTCTAACAGGATGGTTATCACGGGTGTTTTCTCTACGGCGTTATTTGCTAGTAAATACCGCACTATTTATTTTATTTTCTATATGCTGTGCTTGGTCGTGGAATCTCAATTCCATGATTTTCTTTCGCGCCTTACAAGGTTTTAGCGGAGGAGTATTAATTCCTACTGCTATGACAGTTGTCTTAACGACTTTACCGCAATCTAAGCAATCTGTTGGGCTGGCTGCATTTGGGTTTAGTGCAGTTTTTGCACCTTCAATTGGCCCAACTTTAGGAGGTTGGTTAACAGAAAACTTTGGTTGGGAATACAACTTTTATATAAATGTAATTCCTGGGGCATTAATGCTAGCTGGTGTTTGGTATGGAATTAAGCAAGAAAAACCCCAAATGAATTTACTGAAACAAGGTGATTGGTGGGGAATTATTGCGATGGCTATTGGGTTAGGTTCCCTGCAAGTTGTTTTAGAAGAAGGTAGCCGCAAAGATTGGTTTGGTTCAGCTTTGATTGTACGATTAAGTGTGATTGCAGTAATTTTTCTGGCGATATTTTTCTTTATAGAATTAACTCGAAAGCAACCATTTATTAATCTACGGCTTTTGTCTAGACGTAACTTCGGTTTAGCCAGTATTGTCAATGTGTCGTTGGGGGTAGGGTTGTATGGTTCAATTTATATTTTACCGTTGTATCTTGCCCAAATTCAAAAATACAATGCGCTACAAATTGGTGAAGTATTGATTTGGGCTGGTATTCCTCAACTATTTATTATTCCCCTCATCCCCAAATTGATGCAACGCATTGATGTGCGGTTAATGGTCGCTGTTGGTGTGACTTTGTTTTCCATCAGTGCATTTATGAACTCTGGAATGACTAATCAAACAGGATTAGATCAGTTACGGTGGTCGCAATTTGTGCGTGCAATGGGACAACCCCTAATTATGGTGCCTCTGACTTCTATTGCCACTGCTGGATTAAGTCCGAAAGAAGCAGGTTCGGCAAGTGGTTTATTTAATATGATGCGGAATATGGGCGGTTCTATCGGAATTGCTTCTTTAGCAACTTTATTAGCAAACAGAGAACAATTTCACTCGAATAGATTGGGTGATACAGTATCTTTATATAACCCAGAAACTCAACAGAGAATTGACCAAATGACGCAGTATTTTGTCAGTAAGGGAGCAGATTTAAGTACAGCACAAAATCAGGCGATCGCAGCCATATCTAATATAGTCCGTCGGGAAGCTTATGTAATGGCTTTTAACGATTGTTTTTACTTTATTGGCATTGCTTTGCTACTCAGTGGTCTTGCCGTTTTATTCTTTAAAAAAGTGAAGCCCACTGGTGGCGCTGTCGCCCATTAA
- a CDS encoding HlyD family secretion protein produces MTSNTFNGHNQNKTPFIGKQLIPDSETLETVTAEATVVTPEIEKEKEVPPKRKRPTGLILAALGVSAIAAGGFGYNYWQYASTHQETDNATVAGNIHQVSSRIPGTISEVLVNDNQLVQPGQLLVKLDPRDYESKVQQAAAALENARGQAQAAQANIALSSETTTGKTTQAQGDVSGAVAAISTAQAAVQEAQAGIPAAQAQVRLAEAGIPAAQAQVAQTNANLEKAQADYNRYNQLYKSGAIARQQLDTAKAAYDVATAQKNAAIQGVEQAQAKLASARVGVAQAQSQLAQAQENVVNAQAKLAASRGGLQQATAGGQDTTVKRSQYEAAKAAIAQSEASLKDAQLQLSYANVTAPSAGRVGRKNAEVGNRVQSGTPLMAIVDNQYWVIANFKETQLEKMRPGEPVEIKLDSFPHHTFVGRVDSISPASGAQFALLPPDNATGNFTKVVQRIPVKVVFDQKSIQGYESRITPGMSAEVAVEVK; encoded by the coding sequence ATGACCAGTAATACTTTTAACGGACACAACCAAAACAAAACCCCATTTATCGGAAAACAATTGATTCCTGATTCCGAGACTTTAGAAACTGTGACAGCAGAAGCAACTGTTGTAACACCTGAGATAGAGAAAGAAAAAGAAGTTCCACCGAAGCGCAAAAGACCGACTGGTTTAATATTGGCAGCATTAGGTGTGAGTGCGATCGCCGCAGGTGGTTTTGGTTATAACTATTGGCAATACGCCTCCACCCACCAAGAAACCGACAACGCCACTGTTGCTGGAAACATTCACCAAGTTAGTAGCCGCATTCCCGGAACTATAAGTGAAGTACTTGTGAATGATAACCAACTGGTGCAACCGGGACAATTGTTAGTGAAGTTAGATCCACGGGACTATGAAAGCAAGGTACAACAAGCAGCAGCAGCCCTAGAAAATGCTCGTGGACAGGCGCAAGCCGCCCAAGCAAATATTGCTCTAAGTTCAGAAACTACCACTGGTAAGACAACTCAAGCGCAGGGAGATGTTAGCGGTGCGGTAGCAGCAATTTCCACAGCCCAAGCAGCAGTCCAAGAAGCCCAAGCTGGGATACCAGCAGCGCAAGCCCAAGTTAGACTAGCCGAAGCAGGGATTCCCGCCGCCCAAGCGCAGGTAGCGCAAACAAATGCGAACTTGGAAAAAGCCCAAGCAGATTACAATCGCTACAACCAGTTGTATAAATCAGGTGCGATCGCTCGTCAGCAGTTAGATACAGCCAAGGCAGCTTATGATGTGGCTACGGCACAGAAAAACGCCGCTATTCAGGGAGTAGAACAAGCCCAAGCTAAGTTAGCGTCTGCGAGAGTTGGTGTCGCCCAAGCCCAGTCTCAACTAGCACAGGCGCAAGAAAATGTAGTCAACGCCCAAGCTAAATTGGCAGCATCTAGGGGAGGATTGCAACAAGCTACCGCAGGCGGACAAGATACCACAGTAAAACGTAGCCAATACGAAGCGGCAAAAGCAGCGATCGCGCAATCGGAAGCATCGCTAAAAGATGCACAATTGCAACTATCTTACGCCAACGTTACCGCCCCCAGTGCCGGACGAGTAGGTAGGAAAAACGCCGAAGTTGGCAATAGAGTCCAATCGGGAACACCATTAATGGCGATCGTGGATAACCAGTATTGGGTAATTGCGAACTTCAAAGAAACTCAATTAGAAAAGATGCGCCCAGGAGAGCCAGTAGAAATTAAGCTCGATAGTTTCCCTCATCACACCTTTGTTGGTCGTGTTGACAGTATTTCCCCAGCTTCCGGCGCTCAGTTTGCCTTATTACCACCGGATAACGCTACAGGTAACTTTACCAAAGTTGTGCAACGCATCCCAGTAAAAGTAGTTTTTGACCAAAAGAGCATTCAAGGATACGAATCGCGGATTACTCCGGGGATGTCTGCGGAAGTTGCGGTGGAAGTCAAGTAA
- a CDS encoding MarR family winged helix-turn-helix transcriptional regulator: protein MVSTSNHSPALDSWQQNLAPYNLGYRIKLVSQLLGRKFTDRLEPFGLTPFHWLVLCCLWQEDGLPTSSIGDKLKQVGGTLTGVLDRMEERGLVRRERDIHDRRIWRIWLTDAGRELETVLPPIAAAVRDEAMDGISFADREIFSQILNRAIANLS, encoded by the coding sequence ATGGTTTCTACATCTAATCATTCCCCAGCTTTAGATTCGTGGCAGCAAAATCTGGCACCATACAATTTGGGTTACAGAATCAAATTAGTCTCACAACTACTCGGACGCAAGTTTACAGATAGGCTAGAACCCTTTGGACTTACGCCATTTCACTGGCTGGTGTTGTGCTGTTTGTGGCAAGAAGATGGTTTACCTACTTCTAGTATTGGGGACAAACTCAAACAAGTGGGGGGGACTTTAACAGGCGTACTAGATCGGATGGAAGAACGCGGCTTGGTGCGTCGAGAACGCGACATTCACGATCGCCGCATTTGGCGAATCTGGCTCACGGATGCAGGTAGGGAATTAGAAACTGTTTTACCCCCAATCGCCGCAGCCGTGCGTGATGAAGCGATGGACGGTATTTCCTTTGCTGACCGAGAAATATTTTCCCAAATCTTGAATCGGGCGATCGCTAACCTCTCCTAA